The following coding sequences are from one Eucalyptus grandis isolate ANBG69807.140 chromosome 11, ASM1654582v1, whole genome shotgun sequence window:
- the LOC120289494 gene encoding uncharacterized protein LOC120289494 — protein MTRKCGFAAVQLVPPEKYKGFLKTVMENRRNKTSNEGRIKNKEASAYQKDVRGQGYKRRLKNKDGSPHSGEYETSLIADGRLEGSKKNGDLAAGKFSKIQSNESGKKRKRTFHKLKSGEKRKMELKGSMSMETSMRNHKASRARNGNNAVRKKQKK, from the exons ATGACTAGGAAGTGTGGTTTTGCTGCTGTTCAGCTTGTTCCCCCAGAAAAGTACAAGGGTTTTCTTAAGACAGTTATGGAG AATCGGCGAAACAAAACCTCAAATGAAGGCAGGATAAAGAACAAGGAAGCTTCTGCATATCAGAAAGATGTCAGGGGACAAGGATACAAAAGGAGATTGAAGAACAAAGATGGCTCCCCCCACTCAGGAGAATATGAAACTTCTCTTATTGCTGATGGCAGATTAGAAGGTTCTAAAAAGAATGGTGATTTGGCTGCAGGGAAATTTTCTAAGATTCAATCCAACGAAtctggaaagaaaaggaagaggacCTTTCACAAACTTAAAAGCggggaaaagagaaagatgGAACTAAAAGGTAGCATGAGCATGGAAACCTCAATGAGAAATCATAAAGCATCCAGAGCACGCAATGGCAATAATGCGGTGCggaaaaaacagaagaaataa